One stretch of Qipengyuania gelatinilytica DNA includes these proteins:
- a CDS encoding class II aldolase/adducin family protein, protein MATQMKPQSEPKFECSEEEWKVRQDLAACYRIFEHLGWGESIYNHISVAVPGEKDTFLINPFGLLYDEVTASNLVKIDVEGNNVGQSQYMVNKAGFTQHAHFHKHLGERATAICHVHTTATMAVCSHKDGLVPTNFYACNFQGQIGYHDFEGVTVRPDEGDRLVENLGNHSILMLRNHGPVVMDKTIPGMFVKMWALQRACEIQIATLSQGEPNIVKQEVVDTHQRDLAVMQTQGGAGVFDFEAWKRRISKIDDSWKS, encoded by the coding sequence ATGGCAACGCAGATGAAGCCCCAAAGCGAACCAAAGTTCGAATGCAGCGAAGAAGAGTGGAAAGTCCGCCAGGACCTGGCCGCATGCTATCGCATCTTCGAACACCTTGGCTGGGGCGAAAGCATCTACAACCACATCTCCGTGGCTGTGCCGGGCGAGAAAGACACTTTCCTCATCAACCCGTTCGGCCTGCTCTATGACGAGGTGACCGCATCGAACCTCGTGAAGATCGATGTCGAGGGCAACAATGTCGGCCAGTCGCAATATATGGTGAACAAGGCCGGCTTCACCCAGCACGCGCATTTCCACAAGCATCTGGGTGAGCGGGCAACCGCGATCTGCCATGTGCACACCACGGCCACCATGGCGGTGTGCAGCCACAAGGACGGGCTGGTCCCGACCAATTTCTACGCCTGCAATTTCCAGGGCCAGATCGGCTATCATGATTTCGAAGGCGTCACCGTCAGGCCCGACGAAGGCGACCGGCTCGTCGAGAACCTCGGCAACCATTCGATCCTCATGCTTCGCAATCATGGCCCGGTCGTGATGGACAAGACCATTCCCGGCATGTTCGTGAAGATGTGGGCCCTCCAGCGCGCCTGCGAGATCCAGATTGCTACGCTCAGCCAGGGCGAGCCCAACATCGTGAAGCAGGAGGTGGTCGACACCCACCAGCGCGACCTCGCGGTGATGCAGACACAGGGCGGGGCAGGCGTGTTCGATTTCGAGGCGTGGAAGCGCCGGATCTCGAAGATCGACGACAGCTGGAAGTCGTAA
- a CDS encoding (2Fe-2S)-binding protein — protein MSRMTVNERPIEFLMDPETPLLWALRDAANLTGTKFGCGEGDCGSCIVHIDGEPLRSCLVTIAEAEGRFITTIEGLSGDRTHPVQQAMVAEQAIQCGFCTPGFVMAAAALIDRNPGASEAEIKAAIPNICRCGVYPRLVRAIQRAGRVARRQERISAAPAPGISAEDAAQDVPALSAPEQTPERD, from the coding sequence ATGTCGCGCATGACGGTCAACGAACGTCCCATCGAATTCCTGATGGACCCGGAAACACCCCTGCTGTGGGCGCTGCGCGATGCTGCCAACCTTACCGGCACCAAGTTCGGCTGCGGCGAGGGCGATTGCGGCTCGTGCATCGTACACATCGACGGCGAACCGCTGCGTAGCTGCCTCGTCACGATTGCCGAGGCCGAAGGGCGCTTCATCACCACCATCGAGGGGCTGTCGGGCGACCGGACGCACCCGGTCCAGCAGGCCATGGTTGCAGAACAGGCGATCCAGTGCGGCTTTTGCACGCCCGGCTTCGTCATGGCGGCTGCCGCATTGATCGACCGCAATCCGGGCGCAAGCGAAGCGGAAATCAAGGCAGCGATCCCCAATATCTGCCGCTGCGGTGTCTATCCGCGGCTGGTGCGGGCGATCCAGCGTGCGGGCCGTGTCGCGCGGCGACAGGAACGTATCAGCGCAGCGCCCGCACCGGGAATCAGCGCCGAGGATGCCGCCCAGGACGTCCCGGCACTGAGTGCTCCCGAACAAACGCCCGAACGCGACTAG